From a single Diachasmimorpha longicaudata isolate KC_UGA_2023 chromosome 13, iyDiaLong2, whole genome shotgun sequence genomic region:
- the LOC135168555 gene encoding cytochrome P450 6k1-like yields the protein MTISWSRMVLGASLLVLFIIYLIYRYMTRNFNYWKNRGVIFVPPSPFLGNFGEFLLGKKSVANFTKAVYNYAPNEPYVGFFGFDKPMLMIRDVGLINQILVKDFNYFDDRFVNAGAHDILGNSNLFVLKNPAWKILRKNLTPIFTSGKLKEMVKLIKEVGEDLITHMEHQHLEESGQVLEVKEICLLFTIDMIATTAFGVRANSLNNPTADFGRNSKEMFRETLYRSIEQISLFFAPALMTPLRFHLFPKNLGEFMRKVIWDAISEREKSGIQRHDLIDLLIELKNQKPDEAEETIFEFQGDTVVAQAALFFVAGFETSSSTMSFALYELAVKPEIQNRLRREITDAIERNGGRITYDLIMQLPYLDMVVSETLRKYPPLPLLDRLTRTDYRVPGTDLIIEKGTPVYISLTGLHSDPKYHNNPEEFDPERFSDVNKHSTKRGWNPFGEGPHSCIGRRLGLLQSKLGIIEMLRNYQFTPCERTPIPMVLSKKGLTMRPRGGLYLHVKKIHPHIHST from the exons ATGACGATTTCGTGGAGCCGTATGGTACTGGGGGCATCTCTCTTAGTGCTCTTCATCATCTACTTGATATATCGTTACATGACGAGGAATTTTAACTACTGGAAAAATCGAGGTGTTATATTTGTTCCTCCGTCTCCATTTTTAGGAAACtttggtgaatttttattgggaaaaaaatcagtcgCGAATTTTACAAAAGCAGTTTATAATTATGCGCCTAATGAACCGTATGTTGGATTCTTCGGGTTCGATAAGCCAATGCTGATGATTCGTGATGTGGGGCTGATTAACCAAATACTTGTCAaggatttcaattattttgatgATCGATTTGTCAACGCTGGGGCCCATGACATTCTAGGGAATTCCAATTtgtttgtattgaaaaatcccGCTTGGAAAATTCTGAGGAAAAATCTCACGCCGATTTTCACATCCGGAAAGTTGAAGGAGATGGTGAAACTCATTAAAGAAGTGGGTGAAGATCTCATTACCCACATGGAACATCAACATTTAGAAG AATCCGGACAAGTACTTGAAGTGaaagaaatttgtttattattcacTATTGATATGATTGCAACAACGGCATTCGGGGTGCGAGCCAACTCGTTGAACAATCCCACTGCTGATTTTGGGAGGAACTCAAAAGAGATGTTCAGGGAAACTTTATACCGTAGTATTGAGCAGATTTCTCTGTTCTTTGCCCCCGCCCTAATGACGCCCCTGCGCTTCCACCTGTTTCCGAAAAACTTGGGTGAATTCATGCGCAAAGTCATTTGGGATGCTATCAGTGAACGTGAGAAATCCGGCATTCAGAGACACGATCTCATTGATCTTCTGATTGAGTTGAAGAACCAAAAGCCAGATGAAGCAGAAGAAAcaatttttg AATTCCAGGGTGACACTGTCGTAGCTCAGGCAGCCCTGTTCTTCGTGGCAGGATTCGAAACTTCCTCCTCTACCATGAGCTTTGCCCTCTACGAATTGGCTGTAAAACCGGAGATTCAAAATCGTCTGCGAAGGGAAATAACTGATGCGATAGAACGAAATGGGGGTAGAATCACCTATGATCTG ATTATGCAGCTGCCTTATCTAGACATGGTGGTATCAGAAACTCTTCGTAAATACCCACCCCTACCGCTCCTGGATCGGCTCACGCGTACGGACTATCGAGTTCCTGGAACTGATCTCATAATCGAAAAAGGAACTCCCGTTTATATCTCCCTAACAGGTCTCCACAGTGATCCTAAATACCATAATAATCCGGAGGAGTTCGATCCTGAAAGATTCTCAGACGTCAACAAGCACTCGACCAAAAGGGGGTGGAACCCCTTCGGAGAGGGCCCGCACAGTTGCATCG GTCGAAGACTGGGATTATTGCAATCGAAATTGGGAATCATCGAGATGTTGCGCAACTACCAGTTCACCCCCTGTGAAAGGACTCCTATCCCAATGGTAttgagcaaaaagggcctgacCATGCGCCCCAGGGGAGGATTGTACcttcacgtgaaaaaaatccacccaCACATTCACTCCACTTAA